Below is a genomic region from Desulfobacterales bacterium.
ATCAGCGATGTTTTCTGTAATCCACCTAAACGCATTGTTTTACCTTCAGTCGAGAGTTGTGAGTCAAAAAAAAGTCGTGAGTCTGTTTCAGTCGTGAGTCCGTACTCCGCACCCTACACCCTATACCCTATATTTTACTCATGCGACTTTAAACGTCTTTCGCATGGAAAATTCCGCGCGTTTTCCGTCATTCCATTGTTTGATGGGTCTTAAATAGCCGACCACTCTGGAATAGATTTCAGTCTCCCGGCCGCAATCCGGGCATTTGGGGTGTTCGCCGGCAATATAGCCATGGGACGGGCATACACTGAATGTCGGGGTGAGGGTAAAATAAGGCAGCCGGTAATTGCTGGAGATTTTTTTGATTGCCTGTTTTACCGTTTGCAGATCGGTGACCTGCTCTCCTAAAAAAATATGCAGCACCGTTCCGCCGGTGTATTTGCTCTGAAGCGTATCCTGCAGTGCCAGCGTCTCGAAGATATCATCGGTATAGTTGACCGGAAGCTGAGTCGAATTGGTGTAAAACGGAGCTGCGCCATTGGCAATTTCGCTTTCATTGGCACAGATGATGTCCGGATATTTTTTTTTGTCAAGCATGCACAGACGATAGGACGTTCCTTCCGCCGGGGTGGCTTCAAGGTTGAACATGTCCCCGGTTTTTTCCTGTTCCTCGGAAATCAGATCGCGGATCATGTCCATGGTTTTGATCGCAAAGGCCTGACCGGCGTCCGAAGTGATCGATTCTCCCATAAAATTCAGGCAGGCTTCGTTCATTCCGATAATGCCGATGGTGGAAAAATGGTTTTTCCAGAAAACGCCCGAGGCCTCCCTGATTTCCCGCAGATAGAACTTCGTATACGGATAAAGGTCTTTTTCCGTGAACATTTCCAAGACCTTGCGTTTAATGGTAAGGCTTTCCATCGCCAGAAGAACCATGGTTTTCAATCGGTCAAAAAAATCTTTTTCGGTATGGGATAAATACCCGATTCTAGGAAGATTGATCGTAACCACACCGATCGATCCGGTCAGTGGGTTGGCGCCAAACAGGCCCCCGCCTCGTTTCAACAGTTCCCTGTTATCCAGACGCAGCCGGCAGCACATGGATCGGGCATCTTCCGGGGACATGTCAGAATTGACAAAATTGGAGAAATAGGGGATGCCGTATTTTCCGGTCATGGTCCATATCGGGTCAAGGTTCGGATTGCCCCAGTCAAAGTCCGCGGTGATGTTATAGGTCGGAATCGGGAACGTGAACACGCGGCCCTTTGCATCGCCTTCCATCATGACTTCGGCAAAGGCTTTATTGATCATATCCATCTGGGGTTGAAATTCGCTGTACGTTTCAGCCTGCTCAACGCCGCCGATGATTACCGATTGATCTTTCAGGGTTCCGGGAGCATAAAGATCCATGGTAATGTTGGTAAAGGGCGTCTGGAATCCTACCCGGGTCGGTATGTTGATGTTGAATACAAATTCCTGAATGGCCTGCTTGACATCGGTGTACGTGAGCCGGTCGTAGCGTACAAACGGCGCAAGCAGCGTGTCAAAATTTGAAATCGCCTGAGCGCCGGCAGCCTCCCCCTGAAGCGTATAGAAAAAATTGACAACCTGTCCCAGCGCGGAACGAAGATGTTTCGGGGGGCCGCTTTCGACTTTGCCTTCAACGCCTTTAAATCCGTTTTTCAGCAGGTCCTTTAAATCCCACCCCACACAGTAAACCGACAGCAGGCTCAGATCATGCAGGTGAAAATCTCCGCTGGAATGGGCATCCCGGATTTTTGGGGGATAGATTTTGTTGAGCCAGTATTCGGAGGTGATATCGGAGGAAATATAATTGTTCAGGCCCTGAAGAGAGTAGCACATGTTGCTGTTTTCTTTTATTTTCCAGTCCAGCTTCTGGATGTAATGGTCCACCAGATCCACACTGGCCTTTGTAGTGATCCTCCGGATCTGGGCGTGTTGTTCCCGGTATAAAATATAGGCTTTGGCCGACCTGTAAAAGGGGGAATCCAGAAGAACCCGTTCAACAACGTCCTGTATATCCTCAACTTCCGGAGTGGGGTCGAGCCGAAGTTCGCGAGTCAGGGTCAGCACCCTCAATGTCAGCTTTCGGGCCTCTCTTTCTTTAAATTCTCCGGTTACGTTTCCTGCCTTGGCGATTGCAGTTGTAATTTTGGAAGAATCAAACGCTACAATCCTGCCGTCTCGTTTTTTTATATTCTCAAACACCTGTTAACTCCCTTTTTAATGTAAGATGTAAGTGGTGTGTCAGTTACAAAATTTTTTCGGACATCCGATCGGTTTTTTATGTAAAATTTTTGTTATGTTTGAACGTGTAAAGCTATTCTATTTCCGGATGGACACAGTCTCAGTGTTTGATAGCGGTATGAATTAAAACCGAATATCACTATATATTGATGTGTGTCAACCTGTAAAACCTACATGTAGTGTATCTTGCTGCCCCAATCTGTTTGGAATTATAAAGGAAAACAATGTGGTAGGAATGGCGCTTCGCTGTAAAAAAAAAATATGGGCCGGACAGCATGACCGGCTCGGCAAAAATTAATCGTGTCTGGATTGCGCGGGATTTTTGACGTGGCGCTGAAGGCAGTCACATGACAAGGCGCTTGATTTTTTTCTGCAGGGTTCATAAAACAATAAAACAGCCGGCTTTCTTCTGCATTCATCTGCTCTGTAAAGGAAGCGGTCAAATGGATGAATCGGGCTTTTTTGTGAAGCCCTGGCATGATGGTTCTGTGGGGTCCGTGGGGGGGGCATGCGGTTTAAAAAAAGTCCGGTTTATCGGAAAATTATTTTTCCATGGTATGAATCCGAAAGCTTTTACCTGGTGTTGACGGGATTTATGTGCCTGGTGGTGGCTTTTGGCCTGACAGGTATTTCGGTAGCCCGTGAATATGAT
It encodes:
- a CDS encoding ribonucleoside triphosphate reductase, with protein sequence MFENIKKRDGRIVAFDSSKITTAIAKAGNVTGEFKEREARKLTLRVLTLTRELRLDPTPEVEDIQDVVERVLLDSPFYRSAKAYILYREQHAQIRRITTKASVDLVDHYIQKLDWKIKENSNMCYSLQGLNNYISSDITSEYWLNKIYPPKIRDAHSSGDFHLHDLSLLSVYCVGWDLKDLLKNGFKGVEGKVESGPPKHLRSALGQVVNFFYTLQGEAAGAQAISNFDTLLAPFVRYDRLTYTDVKQAIQEFVFNINIPTRVGFQTPFTNITMDLYAPGTLKDQSVIIGGVEQAETYSEFQPQMDMINKAFAEVMMEGDAKGRVFTFPIPTYNITADFDWGNPNLDPIWTMTGKYGIPYFSNFVNSDMSPEDARSMCCRLRLDNRELLKRGGGLFGANPLTGSIGVVTINLPRIGYLSHTEKDFFDRLKTMVLLAMESLTIKRKVLEMFTEKDLYPYTKFYLREIREASGVFWKNHFSTIGIIGMNEACLNFMGESITSDAGQAFAIKTMDMIRDLISEEQEKTGDMFNLEATPAEGTSYRLCMLDKKKYPDIICANESEIANGAAPFYTNSTQLPVNYTDDIFETLALQDTLQSKYTGGTVLHIFLGEQVTDLQTVKQAIKKISSNYRLPYFTLTPTFSVCPSHGYIAGEHPKCPDCGRETEIYSRVVGYLRPIKQWNDGKRAEFSMRKTFKVA